Proteins from one Quercus lobata isolate SW786 unplaced genomic scaffold, ValleyOak3.0 Primary Assembly Scq3eQI_129, whole genome shotgun sequence genomic window:
- the LOC115973761 gene encoding 2-hydroxyisoflavanone dehydratase-like, which yields MTSTTKEVPIELLPFIRVYKDGSVERLEDTPIVPPSPDQDPETGVSSKDITINSENPSISARLYLPKLTAHNQNQKLPILVYFHGGGFFLESAFSSLYHRYLNNLVSQVHVLTISIEYRLAPEHLLPAAYEDCWAALQWVASHSAGNGKEPWLINNGDYERIFIGGDSAGANIVHNMAIRAGVESLPCGVEILGAYLAHSYFWSSKPIGAEPKEGHEKSLPYLFWNFVYPSVTGGVDNPMVNPEGPGAPSLAGLGCDRMLVCVAGKDLMKDRGVWYFEMVRKSGWKGEVELFEVEEEDHIFHIRNIETQNAKAMAKRLASFIFE from the coding sequence ATGACTTCAACCACCAAAGAAGTACCCATAGAGCTTCTTCCTTTTATCCGGGTCTACAAGGACGGCTCAGTGGAACGCCTCGAAGACACCCCTATTGTTCCACCATCACCTGATCAAGACCCAGAAACCGGAGTCTCATCCAAAGACATAACCATTAATTCAGAGAACCCTTCCATCTCAGCTCGCCTTTACCTCCCAAAACTCACTGCtcacaaccaaaaccaaaagcTCCCCATCTTAGTTTACTTCCACGGCGGCGGGTTTTTCCTAGAATCCGCCTTCTCAAGCCTTTACCACCGCTACCTCAACAACTTGGTCTCCCAAGTCCATGTTCTCACCATCTCGATTGAGTACAGACTTGCACCAGAGCACCTTCTTCCAGCTGCTTATGAAGACTGCTGGGCTGCACTTCAATGGGTTGCCTCTCACTCAGCTGGTAACGGTAAAGAGCCGTGGTTAATCAATAACGGTGACTATGAAAGAATATTTATAGGCGGTGACAGCGCTGGTGCCAACATAGTACATAACATGGCTATCAGAGCTGGGGTTGAGAGCTTGCCTTGTGGTGTTGAAATTTTAGGTGCTTATCTTGCCCACTCTTATTTTTGGAGTTCTAAGCCAATTGGGGCAGAGCCTAAGGAAGGACACGAGAAGAGCTTGCCGTATTTATTTTGGAACTTTGTGTATCCCTCAGTAACTGGTGGTGTTGACAATCCAATGGTTAATCCAGAAGGGCCAGGTGCACCGAGCTTGGCTGGGCTTGGGTGTGATCGGATGCTTGTGTGTGTGGCTGGGAAGGATTTGATGAAGGATAGAGGTGTTTGGTATTTTGAAATGGTAAGGAAGAGTGGGTGGAAAGGGGAAGTAGAATTGTTTGAAGTGGAGGAAGAAGATCATATTTTCCATATCCGCAATATTGAGACACAGAATGCTAAGGCTATGGCCAAACGCTTGGCTTCTTTTATCTTCGAGTAA